Below is a window of Bos javanicus breed banteng chromosome 6, ARS-OSU_banteng_1.0, whole genome shotgun sequence DNA.
ACTCCCGCCTTCCTCGAAACCCCGACACATTGGAAAGGGCTTGCtcctccgtgtgaccccatgacAAGGGAAGGGAGAAACACGTCAGGCTTTCGCTCGAGGCGGGGGAGGGCGGGCCCGATAAGGCAGAATGGGCCAGGCCGGGACCTGCTCACTGAGGGGAGACGGAGAGGCGGGAGCCTGCGGGCCGGGGTCACCGGGGCCACCAAGGCGGGGCGGGCCGACGCGCCCCACCTGAGCCCGAGAACGAACCAGAGGTCGCGGCCCGAagccggcgggggcgggggaggcggaGAGCAGCGATCCACCTGGGCGACGTGGCAGCCCTTCCCTGCTCTCCGAGACCCCTCCCCATTCGGCCGCCCACCCGCCCTCTCGCGGCTGGCTGCTGTGAGGCTGCTCTTCCCCAGCCGGACGGAGAGCGGCAGTGTCTCCCCGCCAGGCGCCCGCCGCGCGTCTCCCCCCGGCGGCCGTCGCGCTCGCCAGCCCTGCGCCGCGCCGGAGAGCGCTGTGGTGGCGGCGGGAAAGGGCTGCGGACCCGCGGCGCCGCGTCGCACACTCGACGACGCGGCCCCGGCCTCGACGCCCTCCGCCTGCTTCTGGAGCAGGTAAAGGCGGCGGGTGGGAGGCGGAGCGGCGGGGCTGGGCTGAGGGTCGGGAAGAAGGGGATCCCGGGGTCCCCAAACCCAAGCGGAGGGCCTGAGGCAGCAGCGGGAGGCGCTGGGACGGAAACCCCAACCTCCGGACGTGGAGGTCCGGCGCGGCGGTCTCCAGTCCGGCCCGCGGGCCCGGTCGCCCGGGCGGAAGGGAAGTGAGGCGTCGGTGAGAGGCGGGCCCTGGCTCGCCGCCCGAGGTCGGGTGAAGGCGGAGGCAGTGGCCGCTTTCCTGGCTTCCCGGCCCCAGCGGGCCTCTAGGCCCTTGACACACCCCTCTCGCCCCCCCGGGGCTTCCCTGTTAGTTCCCGTTGGGACTTGACCTGGCGGCCCTCCGAGCTCCTTTGGCTTTCCCAGGCGGAACCTTCTTGGAACTTGGGGCCACCCTCCGGAGCACGTAGCCCTAGCACAGCCGTTTTATTTACTCACTTCAAATCCAAACATTCTTTCACTCTGCAAGTTCTGATTTTGGGTACTGTGGGGAGGCATTCCCGGTTACtggtatctgtgtctctttgatCGTCGTCCATACCACCCTCCCCCACGGCAACTTTGATCCTCACTGACTCCCTCCTTGAGCCCTACTGTGACCCGGACTCTCCAGAGAGGTCCCTTTGAAAATCCGTCTTAGGTAGAGTAAGTCATCCGACCCGGGGCAGTTTATTCCTTAAGCTCTTTTGGTTAAAAcgtggtatttttattttttttaatttttcttttttctctctctctctcagaaagagagagtaattttaaaaagtgtaaatgCCAGATCACGCTCAGTGTTGGCTTGGAAGAATCTTCTTTTCTGCAACAGTCTTTAGAACTAGAATCTGATATTTGTGGCACGGACAGGTTTGTACACATTCTCGCCATGCAGTGGTTGTAATGTCTCCATAGCACAATTCTGACTTCAAGACAGGATTGGCTGGTTTTTCTACTCGGCATCTTTAAGCCAATCAAGAAGCGCTGCTTGCCTGGAGACTGGATAACTCAGAAAAGGTGGGGATTGGTTGAGCTTAGAGAAGAAAATCTTGGAGATGAACCTGGCTTCTCagaaaacagtggctgatttgCAGCTGCCTCTCGCCCcccacttaaaaaaatgtttggttttttttttttcatcttaacagcagccttttcattctgtttttattatttccattgtttttctctcAAACGCCTGGCTCTCTTTTGTAACTCATTTTAACCCTCATCTTTCAATTTTCAATGAAATAATTCTTAAAAGCGTTAAGAAATGTAAAcgtcatgtgtttgtgttttgatAATCAAGGTGGTTCAATTTTCTTTGCCCGTTTTGCAAGGtcaaattaaataaacatttttttgttcCTTTGCCAGAGCTTTATTATTCAAGTGGCCGTGCTAGGACGGCGGGGTGTGGGGGCTACGGTGATGGAGATGGtgaaaagaataggaaagaaatGGCTGCTTTTCCATAAGAATACTACACTTTAGTTCATGAAAAAAGACGTATAAAACAAAACCCGGGACAAATCAGCATTTAGTACTTAACGAATGTCAGTTTGTGCACCTGTTGACTTTAGCTGCTTTGAAGGGGGTAGCAAAGAGGACTAAATACTGGACTTCATAGAAAAATGGGGCTTAAGTTATggaatgttttctctttattgaaGTAGGCATAGTATCCGTACACAATAGAGGCTAAATAAATAGTGTCAGTGaaggggcatttttttttaatactgtgtgAGGATTTTCTCTTAAAATCTCCCTTTTCTTCAGGATTATCTATGGTTATGCATCTTTTGATATGCAAAGCAGTAACCATTTATAAGTCAATGTGAATTTTAGAAAAGAGCTACCATCTTTGCCTTTCTTCTGTTCAGCTTTTTATATGCAAACTCACATTGTAAGTCTTGGGAAGAATTTCAGTTCATCAGATCAAACATTGGATCTTAGCAGATCACATTATTAAATGCCTGTGGTAGTAGTTTTATTAGGAATTAAAGAAGAgattgaatttttaatatatttacaatgCCAGACAATGAGTAAGCCAAATGTCACTAGGATTATATCTGGACTCTTAACTTTTAATAATGATCCTTCCATCTTTTATTGGATTTTTGTAGCTGTATCATTTAATCTCACGATGTTACTTTAATATGATATAGTATTAGAATGAATTTCCCCCatgtgtctttaaaatttttttaaaatatgttcactctatttattaaatttaagaaTTAGCTTGGGAGACTGAcatgaataatatttaatttttttttgttctgaaGCAggctatcttttaaaattttttttcttttgtcttcgaATTTGTTTCTTCTGGCTGTAGTGTCTTCACTGTTCTCCCTGCCTTACCCCTCTTAAACTCTCTGCTGACCTTCAAAATTTAGGTGGTATATGTTGTAAAGtttgctttgctttcttcccCCAGCAGAGGTAATCACATAACCATCATCTTACGTCTGAACCTTTAATGTAGTATTTCCACTATCCACTTACTGCTATATGGAACTACCCCTTCCGAATAGTAACTGTGagtttcactgaattttactcattttttcccccttaattctAGTTCCAAAGCTATAGT
It encodes the following:
- the LOC133249470 gene encoding uncharacterized protein LOC133249470; amino-acid sequence: MTREGRNTSGFRSRRGRAGPIRQNGPGRDLLTEGRRRGGSLRAGVTGATKAGRADAPHLSPRTNQRSRPEAGGGGGGGEQRSTWATWQPFPALRDPSPFGRPPALSRLAAVRLLFPSRTESGSVSPPGARRASPPGGRRARQPCAAPESAVVAAGKGCGPAAPRRTLDDAAPASTPSACFWSRYFLHGKEMPCIMDLRSQATEMAHVAGGCHIDIAVLEDGESYDTINLIKR